Proteins found in one Arthrobacter sp. U41 genomic segment:
- a CDS encoding DNA topoisomerase IB, giving the protein MRLRRSNASGRGYRRVAAGTGFSYKDLDGSTVPPGPVRERLEGIGIPPAWTDVWIAPYDNGHIQATGLDAVGRRQYIYHPGWRERKDRLKFDRSLQLAETLPAARRRVTLDLRSEGLARERVLAAAFRMLDSGSLRVGSERYTNENGSHGLATLLCAHVAVRKDEVRLSFPAKSGKTWESRIDDADLAAVVRQLKRRGGNARLLAYKEGRGWHPVSSQDINQYVKERTGQDFTAKDFRTLRGTVAAAASLAQSGPQPKVSARKRAVSRAMVDASAVLGNTPSIARKSYVDPRLLDHFAAGEIIDPKRLDSAESEVRALLYREGDVVPLKAAERKAAG; this is encoded by the coding sequence GTGAGGCTCCGGCGCAGCAACGCGTCCGGCCGCGGCTACCGCCGGGTCGCGGCGGGCACCGGCTTCAGCTACAAGGACCTGGACGGCTCCACTGTCCCGCCCGGGCCGGTGCGCGAGCGGTTGGAGGGAATCGGCATCCCGCCCGCGTGGACGGACGTCTGGATCGCACCGTACGACAACGGGCACATCCAGGCCACCGGGCTCGACGCCGTCGGACGGCGCCAGTACATCTACCACCCGGGCTGGCGGGAGCGGAAGGACCGGCTGAAGTTCGACCGGTCGCTCCAGCTCGCGGAAACCCTGCCGGCCGCGCGCCGGCGCGTCACCCTGGACCTGCGCTCCGAGGGACTCGCCCGGGAGCGGGTGCTGGCCGCCGCCTTCAGGATGCTGGACAGCGGCTCGCTGCGGGTCGGCTCCGAGCGCTACACAAACGAAAACGGCAGCCACGGCCTCGCCACCCTGCTCTGCGCCCACGTGGCGGTCCGCAAGGACGAGGTCAGGCTCAGTTTCCCCGCCAAGAGCGGCAAGACCTGGGAATCACGGATCGACGACGCCGACCTCGCCGCCGTCGTGCGCCAGCTCAAGCGCCGCGGCGGCAACGCCCGCCTGCTGGCGTACAAGGAGGGCCGGGGCTGGCACCCGGTGTCCAGCCAGGACATCAACCAGTACGTCAAGGAGCGCACCGGCCAGGACTTCACCGCCAAGGACTTCCGCACCCTGCGCGGGACAGTCGCCGCAGCCGCCAGCCTGGCGCAGAGCGGCCCGCAGCCCAAGGTCTCGGCCCGCAAACGCGCGGTAAGCCGCGCCATGGTGGACGCGTCCGCGGTGCTGGGCAACACGCCGTCGATCGCCCGGAAAAGCTACGTGGACCCGCGGCTGCTGGACCACTTCGCCGCGGGGGAGATCATCGACCCGAAGCGGCTGGACTCGGCCGAATCCGAGGTCCGTGCCCTGCTCTACCGCGAGGGCGACGTGGTCCCGCTGAAGGCGGCGGAGCGGAAAGCTGCGGGGTAG
- a CDS encoding ABC transporter permease encodes MPNEQTSLVEPAETRHITAALTRSSTGPADLRELEAGLDSLQSDAVRKGRVDWSRILLPVGAIAVLIIIWQLYVSMGFKRQDLVPGPLDVLGQFGRLWAEGKLQEAVWTSLQRGLVGFLISVAIATPIGLLLAQVAPLRRAFGPLISGLQVLPSVAWVPAAIIWFGLTDATVYFVVFMGAIPSIINGLISGVDQIPPQYRSVGTVLGASRLQLALQIILPAALPGYLGGLKQGWAFSWRSLMAAEIIAVGGTIGFGLGSMLNQGRDLSDMTIVMSAILLILAVGILIELLVFAPIEKHLLRRRGLLAGSTR; translated from the coding sequence ATGCCAAATGAACAAACATCGCTGGTTGAGCCCGCCGAGACCCGCCACATCACCGCCGCCCTGACCCGGTCCTCCACCGGACCGGCCGACCTGCGCGAGCTGGAGGCCGGGCTGGACTCGCTACAGTCCGATGCCGTGCGCAAGGGCCGCGTCGACTGGAGCCGGATCCTGCTGCCGGTCGGCGCGATTGCGGTCCTCATCATCATCTGGCAGCTGTACGTGTCGATGGGCTTCAAGCGGCAGGACCTGGTGCCCGGCCCGCTGGATGTGCTGGGCCAGTTCGGCCGGCTCTGGGCGGAGGGCAAGCTGCAGGAAGCGGTCTGGACCTCGCTGCAGCGCGGGCTTGTGGGCTTCCTGATCAGCGTGGCCATCGCGACCCCGATCGGACTCCTGCTGGCCCAGGTCGCCCCGCTGCGCCGCGCCTTCGGGCCGCTCATCTCCGGGCTGCAGGTGCTGCCGTCCGTGGCCTGGGTGCCCGCGGCCATCATCTGGTTCGGCCTCACCGACGCCACGGTGTATTTCGTGGTGTTCATGGGCGCCATCCCCTCGATCATCAACGGGCTGATCTCCGGCGTGGACCAGATCCCGCCGCAGTACCGCAGCGTCGGGACAGTCCTGGGCGCCTCCCGGCTCCAGCTGGCCCTGCAGATCATCCTCCCCGCCGCCCTGCCCGGATACCTCGGCGGACTCAAGCAGGGCTGGGCCTTCTCCTGGCGCTCGCTGATGGCCGCGGAAATCATCGCCGTGGGCGGCACCATCGGCTTCGGCCTCGGATCCATGCTCAACCAGGGCCGCGACCTGTCCGACATGACCATCGTGATGTCCGCGATCCTGCTGATCCTCGCCGTCGGCATCCTGATCGAACTGCTCGTCTTCGCCCCGATCGAAAAGCACCTGCTCCGCCGCCGGGGCCTCCTCGCCGGCAGCACCCGCTAA
- the cobA gene encoding uroporphyrinogen-III C-methyltransferase, with product MAIQDIYPTALRLLGRPVLVVGGGPVAARRAKGLLDAGAQVTVVAPLACPALTDLADAGLLTWQPRSYRPADVDGVWFVQTATGDAAVDAQVSADAEAQRIWCVNASDHEASAAWTPAVAVVDDVKIAVNAGGDPRRAMALRDAVATALETGDLPLRRRRAAADATAGSVALVGGGPGDTGLITVRGRRLLGQADVVVADRLGPRELLSELAPDVRVIEVGKTPGHHPVPQSEINRILVEEALQGHRVVRLKGGDPYVLGRGGEEAEFCRQHGVEVEVVSGVTSAISVPAAAGIPVTHRGLAKGFSVVTGHEELSEVPARADHTVILLMGVGQLRDSAAALERAGLPAETPVGIVENGYLPNQRVTIGTLGTIADQAEAADVANPAVIVIGDVVRVSPFAPSHFKTADYGTTSPNAPRTTRTTKTRVLTP from the coding sequence ATGGCAATTCAGGACATTTACCCCACGGCGCTGCGCCTCCTCGGCCGGCCCGTGCTGGTCGTCGGCGGCGGCCCGGTCGCGGCACGCCGCGCCAAGGGACTGCTCGACGCCGGCGCCCAGGTCACCGTCGTCGCGCCCCTTGCCTGCCCGGCCCTCACCGACCTGGCCGACGCCGGTCTCCTCACCTGGCAGCCCCGCAGCTACCGCCCAGCCGACGTCGACGGCGTCTGGTTCGTCCAGACTGCCACCGGCGACGCCGCCGTGGACGCGCAGGTGTCGGCCGACGCCGAGGCCCAGCGCATCTGGTGCGTCAACGCCTCCGACCACGAAGCCTCCGCCGCCTGGACGCCCGCCGTCGCCGTTGTGGATGACGTCAAAATCGCCGTAAACGCCGGGGGAGACCCGCGCCGCGCCATGGCACTGCGCGACGCCGTGGCCACCGCGCTGGAAACCGGGGACCTGCCGCTGCGCCGGCGCCGGGCCGCCGCCGATGCAACCGCAGGATCCGTGGCCCTCGTCGGCGGCGGACCCGGCGACACCGGGCTGATCACCGTCCGCGGCCGGCGGCTCCTGGGCCAGGCCGACGTCGTCGTCGCGGACCGCCTCGGCCCGCGCGAGCTTCTCAGCGAACTGGCCCCCGACGTCCGCGTGATCGAGGTCGGCAAGACCCCCGGCCACCACCCCGTCCCGCAGTCCGAGATCAACCGGATCCTCGTCGAGGAAGCCCTGCAGGGACACCGGGTGGTCCGGCTCAAGGGCGGCGACCCGTACGTCCTGGGCCGCGGCGGCGAGGAAGCCGAGTTCTGCCGGCAGCACGGCGTCGAGGTTGAAGTGGTTTCCGGCGTCACCTCGGCCATCTCGGTCCCGGCCGCCGCCGGCATCCCCGTCACGCACCGCGGGCTGGCCAAGGGCTTCAGCGTGGTCACCGGCCATGAGGAACTCTCCGAAGTCCCGGCCCGGGCTGACCACACCGTGATCCTGCTCATGGGGGTGGGCCAGTTGCGCGATTCCGCGGCTGCGCTGGAACGCGCCGGTTTGCCAGCGGAGACGCCTGTTGGCATCGTAGAGAATGGTTATTTGCCGAACCAGCGGGTGACCATCGGAACGCTCGGGACCATCGCGGACCAGGCGGAGGCCGCAGACGTCGCGAACCCCGCCGTGATCGTGATCGGTGACGTGGTCCGCGTCAGCCCGTTCGCGCCGTCGCACTTCAAGACCGCGGACTACGGAACCACGTCCCCGAACGCACCGCGCACCACCAGGACCACCAAGACCCGAGTACTGACCCCCTAA
- a CDS encoding putative quinol monooxygenase — MAPKYGVLALVEAKPGKEQDVWDFLNGGREIVLTEPGTRTWYAFRVNENTFGIFDTFDTEEDRQAHLDGAIPAALGQHGPALLAKDPDIKLIELIAVK, encoded by the coding sequence GTGGCGCCAAAATACGGAGTGCTGGCACTGGTCGAAGCCAAGCCGGGGAAGGAACAGGACGTCTGGGACTTCCTCAACGGGGGCCGCGAGATCGTCCTGACCGAGCCCGGCACGAGGACCTGGTACGCCTTCCGGGTCAACGAGAACACGTTCGGCATCTTCGACACCTTCGACACCGAAGAGGACCGGCAGGCCCACCTCGACGGAGCCATCCCCGCCGCCCTCGGCCAGCACGGACCCGCCCTGCTGGCCAAGGACCCCGACATCAAACTGATCGAGCTTATTGCGGTGAAGTAG
- a CDS encoding ABC transporter ATP-binding protein, producing the protein MPVVLENLGKRFGDGAPVLDDVNASIGQGEFVALLGASGCGKSTLLNIMAGLEAPTSGALEVPSDGAAFMFQDAALFPWLTARENIELALKLRGVGKKERKVKANELLDLVHLGGAGDKRPHELSGGMRQRVALARSLAQDRQLLLMDEPFAALDAITRDLLHDELERIWKETGRTIVFVTHNVREAVRLGQRVLLLSSRPGRVVREWHVSEEHRTDAGLAGQLTAEITARLREEIRRHAK; encoded by the coding sequence ATGCCAGTCGTACTGGAAAACCTGGGCAAGCGCTTCGGCGACGGCGCCCCGGTGCTGGACGACGTCAACGCCAGCATCGGGCAGGGCGAGTTCGTCGCGCTGCTCGGTGCCTCCGGCTGCGGCAAGTCCACCCTGCTGAACATCATGGCGGGACTGGAGGCCCCGACGTCGGGCGCCCTCGAGGTGCCCAGCGACGGCGCGGCCTTTATGTTCCAGGACGCGGCGCTGTTCCCCTGGCTGACGGCGCGGGAGAACATTGAGCTGGCCCTGAAGCTGCGCGGCGTCGGGAAGAAGGAGCGCAAGGTCAAGGCCAACGAGCTCCTGGACCTCGTGCACCTGGGCGGCGCGGGGGACAAGCGCCCGCACGAGCTCTCCGGCGGCATGCGCCAGCGCGTGGCCCTGGCCCGCTCGCTCGCCCAGGACCGGCAGCTGCTCCTGATGGACGAGCCGTTCGCGGCCCTCGATGCGATCACCCGGGACCTGCTGCATGACGAGCTGGAGCGGATCTGGAAGGAAACCGGCCGCACCATCGTTTTTGTCACCCACAACGTCCGCGAAGCCGTCCGGCTGGGCCAGCGCGTCCTGCTGCTCTCCTCACGGCCCGGACGCGTGGTGCGGGAATGGCACGTCAGCGAAGAGCACCGCACCGACGCCGGACTGGCCGGCCAGCTCACCGCCGAAATCACTGCCCGGCTACGCGAGGAGATCCGCCGCCATGCCAAATGA
- a CDS encoding DUF1206 domain-containing protein: protein MESSGAHDRPPAPRETGGEALGRAAGEAADAAESASNSAALDAVARTGFAVMALLHIVIGAIAVALVLGAPGQAEPTGAIEQLAANPWGPAVMWAGFIACAGLSLWQLSEATLRARHLPRRQRLGKLVSSGFLAVAYGSVGLSFAGFALGNRGDSGDSTRDFSTAVVRGPFGVPALIGLGLTIIGIGVYFIVKGAGKKFKEELRHFEGTRRGRLISGLGVAGHVAKGVALILTGLLFVIAAATNDPGSSTGLDGSLKALRDHPFGPALLLAIGAGFIAYGAFALVRARFGRM from the coding sequence ATGGAATCATCGGGGGCTCACGACCGGCCCCCCGCTCCGCGGGAAACCGGCGGAGAGGCCCTCGGCCGGGCCGCGGGCGAGGCAGCCGACGCGGCGGAGTCGGCGTCGAACAGCGCCGCGCTCGACGCCGTCGCCCGGACCGGCTTTGCCGTGATGGCGCTGCTGCACATCGTGATCGGCGCGATCGCGGTGGCCCTGGTCCTGGGCGCCCCGGGCCAGGCCGAGCCCACCGGCGCGATCGAACAGCTCGCGGCCAACCCGTGGGGCCCGGCGGTCATGTGGGCGGGCTTCATCGCGTGCGCCGGGCTCTCGCTGTGGCAGTTGAGCGAGGCCACGCTGCGGGCCAGGCACCTCCCGCGCCGGCAGCGACTCGGCAAACTCGTCTCGTCCGGCTTCCTCGCCGTCGCCTACGGCAGCGTGGGGCTGAGCTTCGCCGGCTTCGCCCTCGGCAACCGAGGCGACTCCGGGGACTCGACACGGGACTTCAGCACCGCCGTCGTGCGCGGACCGTTCGGGGTGCCGGCGCTCATCGGACTGGGCCTGACGATCATCGGGATCGGCGTGTATTTCATCGTCAAGGGCGCGGGGAAGAAGTTCAAGGAGGAGCTGCGCCATTTCGAGGGCACCCGCCGGGGCCGGCTGATCAGCGGCCTCGGCGTCGCCGGCCACGTCGCCAAGGGTGTGGCGCTGATCCTGACGGGACTGCTGTTTGTCATCGCGGCGGCCACCAACGACCCCGGCTCGTCCACCGGGCTGGACGGCAGCCTCAAGGCCCTCCGGGACCATCCGTTCGGTCCGGCTCTGCTCCTGGCGATCGGCGCGGGCTTCATCGCCTACGGGGCGTTTGCGCTGGTCCGGGCACGCTTCGGGCGGATGTAA
- a CDS encoding FAD-dependent oxidoreductase, which translates to MSTNTPVGTAARPLRIAVVGSGPAGVYAADLLTKSEAVKSGELTVSIDLFDRYPAPYGLIRYGVAPDHPRIKGIVNALHKVLDRGDIRFFGNVDYGTDLSLEDLRTHYDAVIFATGAIKDADLNIPGIELEGSYGGADFVSWYDGHPDVSREWPLDAKEIAVIGNGNVALDVARMLSKHADDLLVSEIPDNVYAGLKDSPVTDVHVFGRRGPAQVKFTPLELRELSHSRDVDIILYAEDFEFDAESDRQIKSNNQTKTMVGTLTNWIAEQPEDLSELTASRRLHLHFLHSPVEVYGDNTGEAGAPGRVAGIKFERTELDGTGNARGTGEFVDYPVQAVYRAIGYFGSSLPEVEFDHSKGIVPNDGGRVLDASGTHVPGIYATGWIKRGPVGLIGHTKGDALETVTYLLEDRENLPLAAAPAPDAVVELLENRGVQYTSWEGWLALDAHERSLGEKASADAGAGGIQRERIKVVPREAMVQISRDGVAAEV; encoded by the coding sequence GTGTCAACGAACACCCCTGTAGGAACTGCTGCCCGCCCGCTGCGCATCGCCGTCGTCGGCTCCGGACCCGCGGGTGTGTACGCCGCGGACCTCCTGACCAAGAGCGAGGCCGTCAAGAGCGGCGAGCTCACGGTGAGCATCGACCTCTTCGACCGCTACCCCGCGCCCTACGGCCTGATCCGCTACGGCGTCGCCCCGGACCACCCGCGCATCAAGGGCATCGTCAACGCCCTGCACAAGGTCCTGGACCGCGGCGACATCCGCTTCTTCGGCAACGTCGACTACGGCACCGACCTCTCCCTCGAGGACCTCCGCACCCACTACGACGCCGTCATCTTCGCCACCGGTGCCATCAAGGACGCGGACCTGAACATCCCCGGCATCGAGCTTGAGGGTTCCTACGGCGGCGCGGACTTCGTCTCTTGGTACGACGGCCACCCGGACGTGTCCCGCGAATGGCCCCTGGACGCCAAGGAAATCGCCGTGATCGGCAACGGCAACGTGGCCCTGGACGTCGCCCGGATGCTCTCCAAGCACGCCGATGACCTCCTCGTCTCCGAAATCCCGGACAACGTCTACGCCGGCCTCAAGGACTCCCCGGTCACCGACGTCCACGTCTTCGGCCGCCGCGGCCCCGCCCAGGTCAAGTTCACCCCGCTGGAGCTGCGCGAGCTCTCCCACTCCAGGGACGTCGACATCATCCTCTACGCCGAGGACTTCGAGTTCGACGCCGAATCGGACCGCCAGATCAAGAGCAACAACCAGACCAAAACCATGGTCGGCACCCTCACCAACTGGATCGCCGAGCAGCCCGAGGACCTCTCCGAGCTCACGGCCTCCCGCCGCCTGCACCTGCATTTCCTGCACAGCCCGGTCGAGGTCTACGGGGACAATACCGGCGAAGCCGGTGCTCCCGGCCGCGTCGCCGGGATCAAGTTCGAGCGCACGGAGCTGGACGGCACGGGTAACGCCCGCGGCACCGGCGAGTTCGTCGACTACCCGGTCCAGGCCGTGTACCGCGCGATCGGCTACTTCGGGTCCTCGCTGCCCGAGGTCGAGTTCGACCACAGCAAGGGCATTGTGCCGAACGACGGCGGCCGCGTCCTGGACGCCTCCGGCACCCACGTGCCCGGCATCTACGCCACCGGCTGGATCAAGCGCGGCCCGGTCGGCCTGATCGGCCACACCAAGGGCGACGCCCTGGAAACCGTGACCTACCTGCTCGAGGACCGCGAGAACCTGCCGCTGGCAGCGGCGCCCGCCCCGGACGCAGTCGTCGAGCTGCTGGAAAACCGCGGCGTGCAGTACACCAGCTGGGAGGGCTGGCTGGCCCTGGACGCGCACGAGCGCTCCCTCGGCGAGAAGGCAAGCGCCGACGCCGGTGCCGGCGGCATCCAGCGCGAGCGCATCAAAGTCGTTCCCCGCGAGGCCATGGTCCAGATCTCCCGCGACGGAGTGGCCGCGGAGGTCTAA